The DNA window AGCTTATTTTTTGTATGCTCCCTAAACACGGTTGGACTCTAAAAATTACCTGGCTATATGACGATACTTGTATATTTTATTGTTTGTTTATTTTGTTTTTCTCTCATTACCTGGGTAATGGTACGCTCTATTATACGTCGCGATGGTTACCCACCCAACAATGATGATGATGGTGGAATGCCGGGTGGCAATGATTTCCCTATCATAGGTTTGCCCCCAGGTGGTAATATAGAAGACTTATTGGTAGATCGCTGGCACGACGATGTGGTATCGCCTTCAAGCAAACCCAGTTTTTAGCACCCATTTGTCTGTCAGGTGTACAAAATTTAAAAGCCCTATTAGATTCATTAGAACCTGATAAGGCTTTTTTTATGTTCTCTCAAAAAATACTTATTTGCCTGGCTTGAGTACTGTTATTCAGCACACCTACCTGTGTAGCACTGGTACCTAAGACCTAATTTTAAACATAAGCCCTAATTAGCCAATTTTAAAATGTCCTATCTTTACCATTTCCTGAGGTTGAGCAATATTTATAAAATAGTTACCCACTGGAGGTACCCCTTGGGTAAAATGGTGTAGCTCATTAGCAAGAAATACCTTTGGGTGCCATTGCTCTATTTTTTTCAAATCATCGATAGCCCATTTGAGCGGCAGGTTGGGTGTATTATAAGCCACTTTGTTCATGACCTCTGGGTGTATCACCTCCAGCAAAATTTCGCAAGAGCTAAAGTGACGACATATATGTTGTAGCAAGGCTTTGATCTTATGCTCAGGGTAATACATGGCTAGCCCCTCGATAATGAGAAGGGTAGATGCTTGAGAAGGTAAGTGACGAAACAAACCTTTGCTAAATATATTACCTGAAATAAGTTTATACCTTTCATTGGTTCCGAAAAACGTTTGCCGTAGTTCTATCGTATCGGGTACATCTATATCATACCAAGTGATCAGCCCATTGTCTAGGCGAAAAAAACGATTGTCTAGCCCAGCTCCCAGATTAATGATTGTACCTTGAGGGTGAGCTTGAATAAATGTTTTGACAGCTTGGTCTATGGTATCAGGGTTAAGCGTGACTCCTAGTTGAGCTGCCAATGTGTTGTCATAGTGAGGGGTAGTGGCAGGCAAACCATAGCCCTGTAAAGTGGGCTGCCATTTTTGTTGTAATTGTTTATTGTTTTGGAGCATGTGTATCTTTTGTTGTATGGGAAATAACCGTTTATCAGAATAGTGCAAATGTTACCTGAGGATTTTTTGATAATAAGGAGTTTAACTTCTTTATTTGCAAAACTATCTTAAAACTCGTAAAAACTGTTTACGTTAAACGGATTACCAATTACGGTATCAGGATTTTTTACCCCCATAACCAATGATTTACCCCCATGAAACTGAGTTTGCAAATAGATAATGCCGATCAAAGCAGACATGAGCTTGAGCTACCATTGATTCCATTGACCGACTCAAAGGTGTATCGTGATGAAGGTCACATGGATATTGGTTTTGGCAAAGGGCATTTTCAGCAAGTAAACATGGGAGGTATCTATATTTTTTGGGGAGACTTTACCATTGCCCAAAACCTGAGAATTAAAGGAACTACTGATATGACGTCAGTAGGAATGAGTTTTCATTTGAAAGGTGACCTTAAAGGCAAAATGGAAGGCCTGGGAGATGAGATTCTGGTGCGTGCCAACGAACAAATGCTGTGTTATACTCCAGTGAATAGTAGTACTTATGATTTTTTGGGCAAACAAACCTATAGTACTTTCGACGTGAATTTTTCATTGGCTTACTTCGAACAACTAGTCATTCGTTATCCTGATTTACTCACCGACTTTTATGAAAAGGTGATTAAACAGGAGCCTATTGTGTTAGGAGGGGGGAATATGCCCATAACCCCAGAGATGCGCATGATTATTCATGAGCTTATGCACCAACCCAAAGACCGCACCTTGCGCCGAATATTTGTAGAGGCAAAAGTACTTGAGTTGTTGGCTTTACAGGTAGAGTTTTCACAACATAGAAATACCTCCGCCATTAAAACTAAAACCATTATTAACTCCAGCCAGGATTTGCGCAAAATACACGAAGCCAAAGAGATTTTATTGGCAAGA is part of the Microscilla marina ATCC 23134 genome and encodes:
- a CDS encoding class I SAM-dependent methyltransferase is translated as MLQNNKQLQQKWQPTLQGYGLPATTPHYDNTLAAQLGVTLNPDTIDQAVKTFIQAHPQGTIINLGAGLDNRFFRLDNGLITWYDIDVPDTIELRQTFFGTNERYKLISGNIFSKGLFRHLPSQASTLLIIEGLAMYYPEHKIKALLQHICRHFSSCEILLEVIHPEVMNKVAYNTPNLPLKWAIDDLKKIEQWHPKVFLANELHHFTQGVPPVGNYFINIAQPQEMVKIGHFKIG
- a CDS encoding helix-turn-helix transcriptional regulator, which gives rise to MKLSLQIDNADQSRHELELPLIPLTDSKVYRDEGHMDIGFGKGHFQQVNMGGIYIFWGDFTIAQNLRIKGTTDMTSVGMSFHLKGDLKGKMEGLGDEILVRANEQMLCYTPVNSSTYDFLGKQTYSTFDVNFSLAYFEQLVIRYPDLLTDFYEKVIKQEPIVLGGGNMPITPEMRMIIHELMHQPKDRTLRRIFVEAKVLELLALQVEFSQHRNTSAIKTKTIINSSQDLRKIHEAKEILLARADNPPTIYELAKMVGTNDFKLKKGFKEVFNNTVFGFLLDFKMEKARKLLRYTNKTTTEIAHLLGYSHPGHFTNAFKKKFGVTPSALRRA